The Cherax quadricarinatus isolate ZL_2023a chromosome 67, ASM3850222v1, whole genome shotgun sequence genome contains the following window.
cgcaggcaatgggcatcacggcgatcggataaggatggaacgttcgcttctgcatagaggctttcgacaggggaagagcgaaaagcaccaaggcataaacgtaatccttggtgatgaatggggttaaggctagagagagtagcaggagatgccgctgaatagatctggtcaccataatcaagtttcgataaaataagggtggaatgtaggtgaaggagggttcgacgatcagctccccacgaaagatgagcaagggttttaagaaggttcagccggctgtgacaagttgccttcagagaggtaatgtgaggtttccaggataacctacgatcaaagaggaggcccagaaacttgactatcacgttcagggatacgtgagccatagaggtacaaaggatgatcagagatgacagagcgtctagtgaaagtgatttggtgggttttagtgctggaaaatttaaacccatgtgtggtggcccaattggaaacacggtcgactgcatgctggagagaaactgtaaggaggtgacagtcagcgcctgcacaggcaatagcgaagtcatcaacatagagtgatgaccaaatatttgatggaagactagaggccaaatcattaatagcaaggagaaaaagtgttgtgctcagaacacatccctgggggacaccttcagcttggataaagtccggggagagcacattattaacccgaacacggaaatgcctgtcagttaaaaagttcttaaggaaggatggtagattgcctcgaaggcctaaggagtgggcttgggctaaaatattatacctccaagttgtgtcatatgccttctcaagatcaaaaaatatggcaataactgagtggttattcgcaaaggcattacgaacatacgtatccaagcgcagtaaggggtctatggtagaacgtcccttacgaaagccatattgacgagtggagagactgttgtgtgtctctaaataccacactaaacgtctatttactagacgttccattactttgcaaactgcactggtaagagcaatgggacgatagtgggaggtttcatgtcccgtagtgcctggtttgcggaaagggagaacaatggcggatttccacagctgtggaagaactccttgtgaccaaataagattgtaaaggcgtaataggactgcaagggctgactgatgtaaatgttgtagcatacgaatatgaatgtcgtcgggcccagctgccgatgatcgacaagctgagagtgttgcctccagttcttgaagtgtaaaaggcacattatactgttcttctctgagagaagaaaagtccaagggtgctaactctctggcagactttgaggaaagaaatgaggggcatagatggagtccctgagaaatacggaccagatgattgccaatttcattggcaacatctagtgggtttgctatatcaacaccggcaacccgcagaacaggagccgggtcaggagaatatttaccactcagttttcgtacttttttccagactgcactcatagaggaagcagaggtgatggtggagacataatctcgccagcaagtgcgtttagcgtcacggatgacacggcgagcgatcgcacacttctgtttaaaatcaaggagtcgctctgtggttctattgtaccggtacctgccccatgcagcgcgtttcaaacgtactgcacgagcacaagcaggagaccaccaaggcacgcatttctgagaatgcctgctcgaagtttggggtatagaatgagaagctgcggtgaaaacggaggatgagaagaggtgtaaaagctcatcgatggaggacgaagaaggaacctctttaaaaacagtcaggtgtgagtaaaggttccaatttgcccgattaaattgccagcgtggggtgcgaagaggtggcgaatatgaaggggaagtaagaatgattgggaaatgatcactgtcatgtaagtccgggagaacagaccaagtaaagtctaatgcggcggaggaagagcaaactgagagatcgatgcaagagagagtatgagtccgaggatcaaaatgggtgtgagtacctgtatttaaaacatggagggggtgggtggcaagaaaagcctctaactgaattccacgggaatcacagtgagaccctccccagaggaaatggtgggcattaaaatcaccaagtaacagaattggtggcggtaatgacgaaacaaggaaggcaaaatccggaatagataatgcccgagaaggagagagatataaagaacagagcgtataccacctatgtaagtggatacgggctgctgtgtaatgcagcgaagtatgaacaaatagctgatggtacggaatatcagtgcggagaagaagggcactttcattaaaggtcccatcaggaaaaggatctgaagaatacaataaattatagcctgagatgtgagaaataacagcagagtgtaattttggttcctgtaagcaaacaccaacaggggcaaactgggagagtaacatctgaagctcaccccgattacccctgaggccacgtatattccactgtaaaaaggccatgaatggcaatgataaagatacttgaaatccgcaggtaagggttcctacggactaggagggttagaaaagtccacatgcggaggcagtggaaaatgttcaagcagcgaaggaacggtgcgctgtgaagaaaggagttgcgcagatggagcagaggagagagaaagagcggaaggtggatcagtgtccattgatggtttggtctctgcaatatattcagagattgcttcaagtgtttcagaattcagagatgtcgtatgggagacaatattgggaatggtagggggaggatgagtaaagattggaactgtattggactgtaccaaggtaggggggggcgaaagggtggagggaactggagaagcgtggcaggggacagaagagacaggaacctgggaggtggcagaagaggaagaaacttgggagggaacaggggaggaaggtacattacgaggaggagggtgaacctctgcacttgtaactgggccagtgagaggggaagaactagggacagagacagggagggtaaaatgaggaggtggaagatgggtaggaggtgttaccggacctttttttgacttttgagaagtagagggacgattgggaagaggtgtcgtacgaggtctcgtcgatactgaggcttgtaagagagaactcgaagaagcgagattagactgaggcgttgaagtagggacgtctgagccgaggacagcaaaaggattagatacaggagtgattatgggagaggtaaccacagaggtgggtgtagaagatgggataccagaagtggggggacgttttgaaacacgggaataagaaacacgtgggagtctcccttggaggcggagatgagaaactgccatggcataagggagaccttctgtctctttgaggtaacggatttcccgctcgtttaaatagacctgacaacggcgagagtacgaagggtgagcctcatgacagttaaggcaagagggagatcgattgcaagacgtattagaatggtcatcggcaccacagactgggcattcggcgatagatctgcaatatttcgctggatggccaaatcgccagcaatttctacactgttgtggtgtagggatcacctttcgaacttgtaaccgatgtcctgctatataaactgaggatgggagttctcggctgtcaaaagttaaacgagccacattgctagggtatcgtctccgcccacgggcaggaagaacgtaagtgtctaccttgaggattgggagatcttggagttccagctgttctagaatgtcggtgccacatgtctggaaattttgttgaactatggtatggggcagaataacggtaccactacaagaattgagggaatgatgtttttcaagggtgacaggaacagtatctatatgggaaagacgagagagctcacgagcctgggtagcattctgtacggtaatgatgcgcgtaccgctcttaagagcatgaaaagaaatatctttaccaacatggcgtaggagtgccttgccaatactatggtcagaaagataggcagtagaggaagttggtcgtaaagtgaagaatttagtccactgttcagtctgaaactgagcgtggaaaggtagtgaaggacgtgtcgatcttttctgagaagaacgagaaggtgaaggtggagaagtatcatcagcaggtaattgtcgttgacgtttaggcgtgggaccagagttggtccgacgtggaacgggtcggcgatttgaaaattgccgcaccgtagagggagaggccggaagcatagtcagaggagagcgaaggtctgataaatcgaaggagtcagtcgaggcctcagtacctgaagcaggtgaggaaacagcaccggcaataggtacagaggcatgaggaatgtctgaagagtggtccaaagacgaggcggggtcagaacggggtgcggtatcaagaaggggcccgggggtaccaggttcatggactagggctgccatggttaggttacttctctctttttgtttttaagaaaaaaaaagaaagaagaaaagaaaataaaaataaaaaaaagaaaaaaaaaggggggaccggggagggatagttcctaggaggaatgaaagggccagaaatctccctccgcgcccaagaggactcgacaccgctagtagcgcagatgcagcatggaacccgtgccataccctacccttcatgccagtaaaccagcaatctgggatagcaacctcacatctgccgagctacctcggtggacaaaagagagggcggccggatatccgccacaaagcatacctccttcagccaccacccccggaatccgaaaggtggcttccagagatacacccgtcgcccaaaagacacccaaagctactccgggataccggagagggatcgggacatccctaggcaatccagattccacggcaaactacgccaccgccaagaaacctcaacggaatgggatcgaccccggtgtcctttcctctacctaggaactagcgtgcctgtgggagaaatcccaaaggacaaaaagaggaagggcaaaagggaggagtggggaggaggaggaggaaaggaaaaaggggaggatggggaggatgggataggggaggggagattggggggtaattaggttcggtctgaggaagaagaccgataggtctaattcctcagaccaagagcctcttcaccacgccaaggagccccccttgaagaggtaaacAGGTGAAAAATCTTCATTTTAAGATGTTTCAACAATAAGACAAGATATATTTCATAAAGTCTCTTAAGTGAAAATCAAGATGCTGCTTAGTATTTCAGAAATACCATTTGTTGGATGTCTGTGTCAGCTATGTCAGTGTTATGGTTGAAGTATCGCAGAACcgacaaatgaaaaaaaaaaacatgcacaTCAAGATACCTTTATTAGTACGAGGTTTCACTTATGCAAGGCTTTATCAAGTACAAAGAATATCACAAGTAGCAACTTGTCAGCACTATAGTTCTGAGAAATCATTAGGTCATTAATTGCGACATGCTTTGTTCCCAATTAGCAGGCAAAATGTCATGCTAATAATGATCTTTTGCTATACATGTCTTTTATCATTAtcttacagtattattattattctttcagcacaccggctgtatcccaccgaggcggggtggcccaaaaggaaaaacaaaagtttctccttttaaatttagcgatatataggagaaggggttactagccccttgctcccggcattttagccgcctcttaaGACAAacatagcttacagaggaagaatttattccccttccccatggagataagaggaaataaaccagaacaagaactagtaagattattattattataatcaagggggaagcgccaaacccggaggattatacagcgcctggggggaatatgtggaaggcattcaggcttaattcagggaactggagcacagatccaattccctaaatcaagagcccctcaccaacatcaagaactagtaagaaaatagaagaaaacacagaggggtatgtatatacgtatatgtttgtacatgcaagtgtagtgtgacctatgtgtaagtagaagtagctagacgtacctgaaatcttgcatgtctatgagacgggaaaaaaaagacaccagcaatcctaccatcacgtaaaactattacaggcttccgttttacactcacttggcaggatggtagtacctccctgggctgttgctgtctaccagcctactacctataatCTATTGTGTCCACAAAAAACACTAAATGTTAGCAGCAGGTTTAGTATTTCTTTTACAAATATAATAAACAAAGCTAAGAATAACAAGTATAGGGCCAgaggtaactggagaattgtaaGCACTGTAGTCTTATTAAATATAGTACTAATACAGTTAGTTTATGATCATGGACAGATGCAAAAGTTGAAAATATTTTTTAAACAAACTCTTAATACATAGTATGTTCACTAATATTTTTTATATGACGTTTCTGACATATACACCTCAATGCACCATAAATGATGTACAGTATCCTTTGCAATAACTTAATTCATTTTTACAGAGGATAAGTGCTAGAGTTGGAGAAAGCTTAATGTTGGTACTAGAAAACCATACAATGAAGATGAATAATTATATGCCTGCAAGTGCTGAATAATAGATTGTTGCAAACATTAGGAGTGATTCGTTTTCACTGGCATCATTATTACTGGATAACATTATTGCATTAAATGGTAATTACATCTGGTCTAACTTTGGAGCTATTATATATACAGGAGCAAATTTGCAGAATCAGAAACATCAATGAAAAccaaatgacttttttttttttagggatcTTCACTTAAGCTATCCTTGCTGATGAATACAAAAGGTAATTTTAAAGATTATCACCGAAATAAATTATTGAATCATTTAGCAAACAGTGTGGGTatcatgactcacaaaattgtaataacactattgcaaacaaatcatgaaACGagtggagttttaagactcgctcACTATGGGTTCAAACcacacccgttccatggtttacGTGCATGTAAGTAGTgttaagatttaaaaaaaaagtaaaaatgtAAGTAACTGATAATGATAACTGTCACCAGGAAAAAATTGTATAATATTGCATTTAAAATAAATCAGTCTTCCTAGCTGACACCTCTGTTGGTTACTGTCATGCTTCCATTTTTTTTTGTAGATACCAAGATATTAGATTTATAGGACTTTGGCACAAATATACAAACATTTCCATTTTTGTTGAAGTTAGAGTATGTAAACATAGCATTCCTTCATATACACTGGCACCCGGTAGTGCCTTGCTGTAATGTGTGCCATGTGGCAAGTTTCTGAATGGCACTCCATGTATGTGCAATCAATTTTTTAACAACAGATGGCAAAAAAAATCTTGTTCTGGAGAAGAGGCTTCTGTGAAAATTCCTGATAAGTATAGAGCCAAATTACTCTACATATAGTAGTACAGAGCACTGAGCTTATACATTACTTGACTACACAAGTCAAGTAAAGACAGTGTCCCACAAGTCTGATCTCTAATATGAGAAGAATAAAAATTTTAAGCCACATGCTCCTCCCCAAGACTGTTCTCCATTAAGCAAAGTTGCAGGCAAAACCTCAtggctgctattattactattattattattattattgagtttTAAACTTAATCTTGACAGAATGCATGGGACTCCTATTTTACCTTCATCACATTTATTCCTAATAAAATAATGATAAAGCTTCAACACTGAGCTGATGGTAACCCTTTTTCCAAAGGCACCTCAAAATAAgtaaagaaaatattttttgataTATATAACAGTACTAGTCCAGCCatataagacacacacacacacacacacacacacacacacacacacacacacacacacacacacacacacacacacacacatattcaatatatacattatacagtaCCACACAGCTTCATCTCACTGTCATCATGAATGTAAATTAATTAACAAAAGAGTCTGAACACTTAATGACTTTACTGAGTACACATTTGGTTCACTGGCTGTTGTGTTCTACACCTCTAAAATGAGATCACAAAGGCTGAGCTTCTATACAAACATCTTTGTTAGTGTCAGAGCATGTTTGCTGAGAAATGTTCCACTGGCACTTTCCATTACCAAGATGATGTACATTCAACACCTATAAAGTTTCAGAGGATACCTCTAATCCTAAATTTGCTTATTTCAGGTTTGTTCTTCAGACAAGAGTGTCCAACACATACACACCTTCATCACTACTGCTGTGAAGAGAACTCAACCCTGTATCTGAATTAGAGTCTGTCGAGTCAGTGTCCTTTCCTGTTGCTTTGGTTGTTTTAGAGGATGCAGGAGTGGAGGTTGACTTGTTAGGCTCTGCATCGTttggtgttttattattgttgctTGTACTGCTACTGGTTGATGCCTCAGATGAGGTACTGGACCGGGAGCTGACACACAAGCTGCTATTTTTGGCTGAATCTAtgtcatcctcttcatcctcctctatGATTGGGGGTGGACAagaaggcagtggtggtggagcattCTTTTCCTCCACCTTAACTTTGTTTTGTTTACTGGAAGGCACACATGGAATGTCTGTAGTATCATTGTTTAAGTTGGTTACAGAAGGCACTctagcaggggtggtggtagccACAGCAGTTGTGGATACCTGTAATGGATGAATTTCTTCAGCTGGGAGTTGAAaggcagagggagggaggtgtatgatgtAATCTAGGTGCTGTCTTAATGCACGGGTCTCCAGGTCAGACTCTGTGTCTTCCTTGAGCAACAGTTCAAGTTGCTTCCGTTGCTCCCACAGCATAGCCTCAGTCTCCCGCAGAGTTTGTTCATTCTGTCGCACATCTGCAACTAATTGAGCATGGATATGGGAGACACACATCAGCTCTTGTTGAAGGAGCTCTGCCTCATCCTTCTGTTGCTCATAAGCAGCATTGACAGTGGTTGACATGCTTGCCAGAGTTTCCTCCTCATGCAAAATTCTGGTGTTTATTTCTTCCATCCGTGCCAAAATGGATGCAAATTCCTGAATTTCTTCCAAGCCTGCTGCCGTCATTGCCTCTTCTTCCGCTGCCACACCTTTCAGAGACTGGCTTAGCGTTGCTTCTACCACTTCCTCAGTTACCACACCAGAATCATTGCTCTTTTCTTCACTACTGTTCTCATCCTTGGTTTCACTTTGGTCATCCTTGAGGTAGGAGTGGAGGAGGTAGTCGGTCCCAAGGTTCTGGACGCGAAGGAGGTGCATCTGTTGCTCGTATTGCTCAATCTGATGTTCCCTCTCCTGCAGCCGCCGCAGCTGTGTCTGGATGGTCTCGCCCTGA
Protein-coding sequences here:
- the LOC128699631 gene encoding ras association domain-containing protein 10-like: MTASEVEIGVWVEGTQKWVTGVTRRTTCHDLIKALLRAQSPAARAEDSDVIQYVIVERWRKVERPLDHEQRILKVWRTWGEAVGEVRFSLRRVGDGESAGTNNSSGRPERSRKRQKWKHVHGSRETLHPKKLTREDPKFSETMERLMRLVVAQGETIQTQLRRLQEREHQIEQYEQQMHLLRVQNLGTDYLLHSYLKDDQSETKDENSSEEKSNDSGVVTEEVVEATLSQSLKGVAAEEEAMTAAGLEEIQEFASILARMEEINTRILHEEETLASMSTTVNAAYEQQKDEAELLQQELMCVSHIHAQLVADVRQNEQTLRETEAMLWEQRKQLELLLKEDTESDLETRALRQHLDYIIHLPPSAFQLPAEEIHPLQVSTTAVATTTPARVPSVTNLNNDTTDIPCVPSSKQNKVKVEEKNAPPPLPSCPPPIIEEDEEDDIDSAKNSSLCVSSRSSTSSEASTSSSTSNNNKTPNDAEPNKSTSTPASSKTTKATGKDTDSTDSNSDTGLSSLHSSSDEGVYVLDTLV